The following coding sequences lie in one Populus trichocarpa isolate Nisqually-1 chromosome 14, P.trichocarpa_v4.1, whole genome shotgun sequence genomic window:
- the LOC7486784 gene encoding E3 ubiquitin-protein ligase PUB22 isoform X2 — MQREEQEIQRMDGSDHHIVPSFFICPISLQIMKDPVTISTGMTFDRESIQKWLFSYKNIACPITKQPLSDFRLTPNSNLLRLIQSWHLQHASSSTTKFAEPNHDALMKVLFEEIKQPHLQYLSNLQLRIQAALVLKSIFEVVDDMYKEGLKFEFFENIIEILKDQNSKHGSMAVLAILIRVLSYGKNKEKAIKGGCIPILIELLAEENERHVCEMMLVVLEKLCQKAEGRAAFLSHPAGMAAVVSKILKVSHVGDDKSISLLSCVLRFCTSSGEAAQEFMEVGGMTKICLVIQSGSNSKTKEKAREILGFQYFKTWNKSPCFPSSFKA; from the exons ATGCAAAGAGAGGaacaagaaattcaaagaatggATGGTTCTGATCATCATATTGTGCCATCTTTCTTTATCTGCCCAATATCTCTTCAAATTATGAAAGATCCAGTTACTATATCCACAGGTATGACCTTTGATCGAGAAAGCATACAGAAATGGCTTTTCTCTTATAAAAACATCGCTTGTCCTATTACAAAACAACCCCTCTCTGATTTCCGTCTCACCCCAAACTCTAATCTTCTTCGCTTGATCCAATCATGGCACTTGCAACacgcatcatcatcaacaacaaagtTTGCGGAGCCTAATCATGATGCCTTGATGAAAGTGCTTTTTGAGGAGATCAAGCAACCCCATTTACAG TATCTGAGCAATCTACAGCTTAGAATTCAAGCTGCTCTTGTCCTGAAGTCCATATTCGAAGTGGTAGATGACATGTACAAGGAAGGACTTAAATTTGAGTTCTTTGAGAATATCATTGAGATATTAAAGgaccaaaattcaaaacatggAAGCATGGCAGTTTTAGCTATTTTAATAAGAGTTTTATCATATGGGAAGAATAAAGAGAAAGCTATTAAGGGAGGATGCATTCCGATCCTGATCGAGTTGCTAGCTGAGGAAAATGAGAGGCATGTCTGCGAGATGATGTTAGTCGTTCTAGAAAAACTGTGCCAGAAAGCAGAAGGGCGGGCGGCCTTTTTGTCACATCCAGCAGGCATGGCAGCTGTGGTATCAAAGATCTTGAAGGTTTCCCATGTTGGAGATGATAAATCAATAAGTTTGCTGTCATGTGTCTTAAGATTTTGTACTAGCAGTGGTGAGGCTGCTCAAGAATTTATGGAGGTGGGTGGAATGACTAAGATTTGCTTGGTGATACAAAGTGGAAGCAATTCAAAAACCAAGGAAAAGGCCAGGGAAATTTTAGGGTTTCAGTACTTCAAAACATGGAACAAGTCTCCTTGTTTCCCCTCTTCATTCAAAGCTTGA
- the LOC7462012 gene encoding aluminum-activated malate transporter 10, producing the protein MVMGNEVSNILEWRINVPDGALEILQPESDLVHRIWLGLKGLLGEFILKIWKFLEKARNIAVAEPKKVLGNAVWAIMTAVVVLENTAVARYIAGATLYKCTNRGIGTFRAGSLGVGVHWAANHSGVEPIILGISVFLLGYREDKVIDIAHQSLSAIAIGASLCILISMLFYPIWAGEELHNLIHRNLEKLADALDGCIAGYFTGSSDGDSCKKMEGYKFVLNSKAAEDSMAGFTRWEPAHGRFNFRHPWNQYLKAPEHLKRYLSDVSNTLSSYASHVLKELAVAVKTMKKSSKIDYSIGKMQHAEPIRKTATPSVMEILRLATLVPMLTETTARIEEVADEVNELAKLADLKPPTSKKANQSQPRNKVDETINQ; encoded by the exons aTGGTGATGGGAAATGAAGTGTCAAACATACTGGAATGGAGGATAAACGTACCTGATGGAGCATTAGAGATATTGCAGCCTGAATCTGATTTAGTCCACAGAATCTGGCTGGGGTTAAAGGGTCTGCTAGGAGAATTCATATTGAAAATTTGGAAGTTTTTGGAGAAGGCTAGGAACATAGCAGTTGCTGAGCCTAAAAAG GTGTTAGGGAATGCTGTGTGGGCGATAATGACAGCTGTGGTAGTTCTTGAAAACACTGCGG TTGCTCGTTATATTGCTGGTGCAACACTATATAAATGTACTAACAGAGGAATAGGCACTTTTCGTGCTGGATCACTTGGCGTTGGTGTTCATTGGGCTGCAAATCACTCTGGAGTTGAGCCCATAATTCTTGGAATCTCAGTTTTCCTTCTTG GTTATCGCGAGGATAAGGTGATTGATATTGCACACCAAAGTTTATCCGCAATTGCCATTGGGGCCTCCctttgcattctcataagcatgcTATTCTATCCCATCTGGGCTGGCGAAGAGCTTCACAATTTGATTCATCGTAACCTGGAAAAGCTTGCTGATGCTTTAGATG GATGTATTGCCGGGTACTTCACAGGCAGCAGTGATGGTGATTCTTGTAAGAaaatggaaggctataaattcGTTCTTAATTCAAAGGCAGCTGAAGATTCTATG GCTGGCTTCACAAGATGGGAACCTGCACATGGTCGTTTCAACTTCCGGCATCCATGGAACCAGTACCTAAAG GCACCTGAGCATCTAAAGAGGTATCTCAGTGATGTCTCCAACACATTGAGCTCCTATGCTTCACATGTCTTGAAAGAATTGGCTGTTGCAGTTAAGACtatgaaaaaatcatcaaaaatagaCTACTCAATTGGAAAGATGCAGCATGCA GAGCCTATCAGAAAAACCGCTACACCATCTGTCATGGAGATTCTTCGACTAGCAACATTAGTACCTATGCTAACAGAAACAACAGCAAGAATCGAAGAAGTTGCTGATGAAGTCAATGAACTTGCAAAGCTTGCAGATTTAAAGCCTCCTACCAGCAAAAAGGCTAACCAAAGCCAACCCCGTAACAAAGTTGATGAGACAATCAACCAATGA
- the LOC7486785 gene encoding bifunctional fucokinase/fucose pyrophosphorylase isoform X1, whose product MESRRERAFSRTKHKKVDITSILRKSWYHLRLSVRHPSRVPTWDAIVLTAASPEQAQLYEWQLNRAKRMGRIASSTITLAVPDPDAKRIGSGAATLNAIFALGRHYQSLGLHLGEQVETTENGSSGSSVPHEESNSADSTEPMVRFMEKKHILLLHAGGDSKRVPWANPMGKIFLPLPFLAADDPDGPVPLLFDHILAIASCARQAFKNEGGILTMTGDVLPCFDASTLVIPEDASCIITVPITLDVASNHGVIVASDTGILTESYTVSLVDNLLQKPSLEELVENEAILDDGRTLLDTGIIAARGKAWAELAMLASSCEPMIEELLKSRKEMSLYEDLVAAWVPAKHDWLRARPLGEEMVRSLGRQNMFSYCAYDLLFLHLGTSSEVLDHLSGASSELVGRRHLCSIPATTSSDIAASAVVLSSKIEPGVSVGEDSLIYDSFISSGIQIGSLSVVVGVNVPRDIGGMADDSFRFMLPDRHCLWEVPLVGCTERVIVYCGLHDNPKSSLSRDGTFCGKPWKKVLLDLGIQESDLWSSVGVQENCLWNAKLFPILSYLEMLHLASWLMGLSDQNSRTLLPLWKSSRRVSLEELHRSIDFLKMCTGSSNHQADLAAGIAKACINYGMLGRNLSQLCQEILQKEASGVKICEDFLELCPKLEEQNSKILPRSRAYQVQVDLLRACGDETTACHLEHKVWAAVVDETASAVRYGFRERVLESPSSTPTSADQNNHFDGYVDQPFCPRMVKVELPVRVDFAGGWSDTPPWSLERAGCVLNLAISLEGCLPIGTIIETTEKTGVLINDDAGNQLYVENLVSFAPPFDGNDPFRLVKSALLVTGLVHENILVSMGLQIKTWANVPRGSGLGTSSILAAAVVKGLLQITDGDESNENVARLVLVLEQLMGTGGGWQDQVGGLYPGIKFTTSFPGVPLRLQVIPLLASPQLILELQQRLLVVFTGQVRLAHQVLQKVVTRYLQRDNLLVSSIKRLTELAKIGREALMNCEVDELGKIMLEAWRLHQELDPYCSNEFVDKLFAFADPYCCGYKLVGAGGGGFALLLAKNAESGNELKNKLEDSSLNVKFYNWKIHLDN is encoded by the exons atggaaTCAAGAAGAGAAAGAGCATTCTCTCGaaccaaacacaagaaagttgaCATAACCTCAATCCTACGAAAATCATGGTACCATTTAAGGTTGTCGGTCAGGCATCCTTCCAGAGTCCCTACATGGGATGCTATTGTCCTAACTGCTGCTAGCCCTGAACAAGCCCAGTTATATGAATGGCAGCTTAACCGAGCCAAGCGTATGGGCCGGATCGCTAGCTCTACTATCACGTTAGCTGTGCCTGATCCCGATGCTAAGCGGATCGGCTCCGGTGCTGCCACTCTCAATGCCATTTTTGCCCTTGGCAGACATTATCAGTCTCTCGGTCTCCATCTTGGCGAACAG GTGGAAACAACAGAGAATGGCAGTTCTGGATCAAGTGTGCCGCATGAAGAGTCTAATAGTGCAGATTCTACTGAGCCAATGGTTAggtttatggaaaaaaaacacatactaTTGCTTCATGCTGGAGGTGACTCTAAAAGGGTACCATGGGCAAACCCTATGGGGAAAATTTTCCTACCACTTCCATTTTTGGCAGCAGATGACCCTGATGGGCCAGTTCCGCTGCTTTTTGACCATATTCTTGCAATTGCTTCTTGTGCAAGACAAGCATTTAAAAATGAAG GAGGAATATTGACCATGACTGGGGATGTCCTTCCATGTTTTGATGCATCCACCTTGGTTATTCCAGAGGATGCATCCTGCATTATTACTGTGCCCATTACTCTTGATGTTGCATCTAATCATGGTGTTATTGTGGCATCTGATACTGGTATTCTCACTGAAAGCTATACAGTCAGTCTAGTTGACAATCTCCTACAGAAACCCAGTCTAGAGGAACTTGTTGAGAATGAAGCTATATTAGATGATGGTAGAACATTGCTGGACACTGGAATAATAGCAGCCAGAGGCAAAGCATGGGCAGAACTTGCCATGCTTGCATCATCCTGTGAACCAATGATTGAAGAGCTTTTGAAGAGCAGAAAAGAG ATGAGTTTGTATGAAGATCTGGTAGCAGCTTGGGTACCTGCCAAACATGACTGGCTGAGAGCACGCCCTCTAGGCGAGGAAATGGTCAGGAGTTTGGGCAGGCAAAATATGTTTAGTTACTGTGCAT ATGATTTGTTGTTCCTACACCTTGGAACTTCAAGTGAAGTATTGGATCACTTAAGTGGAGCTAGCTCAGAACTTGTTGGCCGAAGACATTTGTGTTCCATCCCAGCCACAACTTCATCTGATATTGCAGCATCTGCTGTAGTCCTTTCTAGCAAAATTGAACCTGGTGTTTCTGTTGGTGAAGATTCTCTTATATATGATTCATTCATTTCCAGTGGAATACAAATTGGTTCCCTATCGGTGGTTGTTGGCGTTAATGTCCCAAGAGATATTGGTGGGATGGCAGATGATTCATTTAGGTTCATGCTTCCAGATCGTCATTGTCTTTGGGAGGTTCCTTTAGTGGGATGCACGGAAAGAGTAATAGTGTATTGTGGCCTTCATGATAATCCAAAAAGTTCCCTTTCCAGGGATGGGACCTTTTGTGGGAAACCCTGGAAGAAAGTCTTGCTTGATTTAGGTATTCAAGAGAGTGATCTGTGGAGTTCAGTAGGTGTTCAAGAGAATTGTTTATGGAATGCAAAATTATTCCCCATTCTTTCTTACTTAGAGATGCTTCATCTGGCATCATGGCTGATGGGGTTGAGTGATCAAAATTCAAGAACCTTGCTTCCCTTGTGGAAAAGTTCACGCCGTGTCAGTTTAGAGGAATTGCATAGATCAATTGACTTTCTGAAAATGTGTACGGGCTCAAGTAATCATCAAGCAGATCTTGCTGCTGGAATCGCTAAAGCTTGCATTAACTATGGCATGCTTGGACGGAATTTATCTCAACTATGCCAAGAAATTTTACAGAAGGAGGCTTCTGGAGTCAAAATATGTGAGGACTTCCTAGAACTTTGTCCCAAACTGGAGGAGCAGAATTCTAAAATTCTCCCCAGAAGCAGGGCATACCAGGTGCAAGTTGATCTTCTTCGAGCATGTGGAGATGAAACAACTGCATGTCATTTAGAACATAAAGTTTGGGCTGCAGTTGTTGATGAAACTGCTTCAGCAGTGAGATATGGATTCAGag AACGTGTCTTGGAGTCCCCTAGCAGCACACCTACTTCAGCAGACCAGAACAATCATTTTGATGGCTATGTGGATCAACCTTTCTGCCCTAGAATGGTAAAGGTTGAGTTACCGGTTCGGGTAGATTTTGCTGGGGGATGGAGTGATACCCCTCCATGGAGCTTAGAGCGTGCTGGTTGTGTTCTGAATTTGGCAATAAGTTTGGAAGGTTGCCTTCCAATTGGCACCATTATAGAGACAACAGAAAAGACTGGAGTTTTGATTAATGATGATGCTGGAAACCAGTTATATGTTGAGAATCTTGTCTCTTTCGCTCCTCCATTTGATGGCAACGATCCATTCCGGCTCGTCAAATCTGCGTTGCTGGTGACTGGTTTGGTTCATGAAAACATTCTTGTATCTATGGGCTTGCAAATCAAGACATGGGCTAATGTACCCCGTGGTAGCGGACTGGGAACTTCTAGCATACTAGCAGCTGCTGTTGTGAAAGGACTTCTTCAGATAACAGATGGAGATGAAAGTAATGAAAATGTTGCTAGACTTGTTTTGGTATTGGAGCAACTCATGGGGACAGGAGGTGGCTGGCAGGATCAAGTTGGAGGTTTGTACCCTGGGATTAAATTCACTACAAGTTTCCCTGGAGTACCGTTGCGGCTCCAGGTCATTCCCCTATTGGCTTCTCCTCAGTTGATTTTGGAGTTGCAGCAGAGATTGCTTGTAGTATTTACTGGTCAA GTTCGTCTTGCACATCAAGTCCTACAGAAGGTGGTAACTAGATATCTTCAGCGGGATAACCTTCTTGTATCCAGCATTAAGCGCCTCACTGAGCTGGCCAAAATTGGTAGGGAAGCTTTAATGAACTGTGAGGTAGATGAACTAGGTAAGATAATGCTCGAGGCCTGGAGGTTGCATCAAGAACTTGACCCTTACTGTAGCAACGAATTTGTGGATAAACTCTTTGCATTTGCTGACCCCTACTGCTGTGGATACAAACTTGTCGGTGCTGGTGGCGGGGGCTTTGCTTTGTTACTGGCCAAGAATGCCGAATCTGGAAATGAGCTGAAGAATAAACTAGAAGATTCCAGTCTTAATGTGAAATTCTACAATTGGAAGATCCATTTAGATAATTAG
- the LOC7492789 gene encoding uncharacterized protein LOC7492789: MANLYVTAVPPADLNRNTEWFMYPGVWTTYILILFFSWLIVLSIFACSPGMAWTIVNLSHFAITYHFFHWKKGTPFAEDQGIYNRLTWWEQMDSGKQLTRNRKFLTVVPLVLYLIASHTTDYRHPMLFFNTVAVIVLVVAKFPNMHKVRIFGINADK; the protein is encoded by the exons ATGGCGAATCTGTACGTGACGGCGGTGCCACCGGCGGATCTGAACAGGAACACGGAGTGGTTCATGTATCCAGGGGTTTGGACTACTTACATATTAATATTGTTCTTTTCTTGGCTTATTGTTCTCTCTATCTTTGCTTGCTCTCCTGGCATGGCTTGGACCATCGTCAATCTCTCTCACTTTGCC ATCACTTATCACTTTTTCCACTGGAAGAAAGGAACCCCATTTGCAGAAGACCAGGGGATCTATAATCGGCTGACCTGGTGGGAGCAGATGGATAGTGGAAAGCAGCTGACACGGAACAGAAAGTTTCTAACTGTTGTACCTCTGGTGCT GTACTTGATAGCCTCACACACAACTGACTATCGACATCCAATGCTCTTTTTCAACACTGTTGCTGTGATAGTGCTTGTTGTTGCCAAGTTCCCAAATATGCACAAGGTTCGGATCTTTGGAATAAATGCAGACAAGTGA
- the LOC7486785 gene encoding bifunctional fucokinase/fucose pyrophosphorylase isoform X2 — protein sequence MVRFMEKKHILLLHAGGDSKRVPWANPMGKIFLPLPFLAADDPDGPVPLLFDHILAIASCARQAFKNEGGILTMTGDVLPCFDASTLVIPEDASCIITVPITLDVASNHGVIVASDTGILTESYTVSLVDNLLQKPSLEELVENEAILDDGRTLLDTGIIAARGKAWAELAMLASSCEPMIEELLKSRKEMSLYEDLVAAWVPAKHDWLRARPLGEEMVRSLGRQNMFSYCAYDLLFLHLGTSSEVLDHLSGASSELVGRRHLCSIPATTSSDIAASAVVLSSKIEPGVSVGEDSLIYDSFISSGIQIGSLSVVVGVNVPRDIGGMADDSFRFMLPDRHCLWEVPLVGCTERVIVYCGLHDNPKSSLSRDGTFCGKPWKKVLLDLGIQESDLWSSVGVQENCLWNAKLFPILSYLEMLHLASWLMGLSDQNSRTLLPLWKSSRRVSLEELHRSIDFLKMCTGSSNHQADLAAGIAKACINYGMLGRNLSQLCQEILQKEASGVKICEDFLELCPKLEEQNSKILPRSRAYQVQVDLLRACGDETTACHLEHKVWAAVVDETASAVRYGFRERVLESPSSTPTSADQNNHFDGYVDQPFCPRMVKVELPVRVDFAGGWSDTPPWSLERAGCVLNLAISLEGCLPIGTIIETTEKTGVLINDDAGNQLYVENLVSFAPPFDGNDPFRLVKSALLVTGLVHENILVSMGLQIKTWANVPRGSGLGTSSILAAAVVKGLLQITDGDESNENVARLVLVLEQLMGTGGGWQDQVGGLYPGIKFTTSFPGVPLRLQVIPLLASPQLILELQQRLLVVFTGQVRLAHQVLQKVVTRYLQRDNLLVSSIKRLTELAKIGREALMNCEVDELGKIMLEAWRLHQELDPYCSNEFVDKLFAFADPYCCGYKLVGAGGGGFALLLAKNAESGNELKNKLEDSSLNVKFYNWKIHLDN from the exons ATGGTTAggtttatggaaaaaaaacacatactaTTGCTTCATGCTGGAGGTGACTCTAAAAGGGTACCATGGGCAAACCCTATGGGGAAAATTTTCCTACCACTTCCATTTTTGGCAGCAGATGACCCTGATGGGCCAGTTCCGCTGCTTTTTGACCATATTCTTGCAATTGCTTCTTGTGCAAGACAAGCATTTAAAAATGAAG GAGGAATATTGACCATGACTGGGGATGTCCTTCCATGTTTTGATGCATCCACCTTGGTTATTCCAGAGGATGCATCCTGCATTATTACTGTGCCCATTACTCTTGATGTTGCATCTAATCATGGTGTTATTGTGGCATCTGATACTGGTATTCTCACTGAAAGCTATACAGTCAGTCTAGTTGACAATCTCCTACAGAAACCCAGTCTAGAGGAACTTGTTGAGAATGAAGCTATATTAGATGATGGTAGAACATTGCTGGACACTGGAATAATAGCAGCCAGAGGCAAAGCATGGGCAGAACTTGCCATGCTTGCATCATCCTGTGAACCAATGATTGAAGAGCTTTTGAAGAGCAGAAAAGAG ATGAGTTTGTATGAAGATCTGGTAGCAGCTTGGGTACCTGCCAAACATGACTGGCTGAGAGCACGCCCTCTAGGCGAGGAAATGGTCAGGAGTTTGGGCAGGCAAAATATGTTTAGTTACTGTGCAT ATGATTTGTTGTTCCTACACCTTGGAACTTCAAGTGAAGTATTGGATCACTTAAGTGGAGCTAGCTCAGAACTTGTTGGCCGAAGACATTTGTGTTCCATCCCAGCCACAACTTCATCTGATATTGCAGCATCTGCTGTAGTCCTTTCTAGCAAAATTGAACCTGGTGTTTCTGTTGGTGAAGATTCTCTTATATATGATTCATTCATTTCCAGTGGAATACAAATTGGTTCCCTATCGGTGGTTGTTGGCGTTAATGTCCCAAGAGATATTGGTGGGATGGCAGATGATTCATTTAGGTTCATGCTTCCAGATCGTCATTGTCTTTGGGAGGTTCCTTTAGTGGGATGCACGGAAAGAGTAATAGTGTATTGTGGCCTTCATGATAATCCAAAAAGTTCCCTTTCCAGGGATGGGACCTTTTGTGGGAAACCCTGGAAGAAAGTCTTGCTTGATTTAGGTATTCAAGAGAGTGATCTGTGGAGTTCAGTAGGTGTTCAAGAGAATTGTTTATGGAATGCAAAATTATTCCCCATTCTTTCTTACTTAGAGATGCTTCATCTGGCATCATGGCTGATGGGGTTGAGTGATCAAAATTCAAGAACCTTGCTTCCCTTGTGGAAAAGTTCACGCCGTGTCAGTTTAGAGGAATTGCATAGATCAATTGACTTTCTGAAAATGTGTACGGGCTCAAGTAATCATCAAGCAGATCTTGCTGCTGGAATCGCTAAAGCTTGCATTAACTATGGCATGCTTGGACGGAATTTATCTCAACTATGCCAAGAAATTTTACAGAAGGAGGCTTCTGGAGTCAAAATATGTGAGGACTTCCTAGAACTTTGTCCCAAACTGGAGGAGCAGAATTCTAAAATTCTCCCCAGAAGCAGGGCATACCAGGTGCAAGTTGATCTTCTTCGAGCATGTGGAGATGAAACAACTGCATGTCATTTAGAACATAAAGTTTGGGCTGCAGTTGTTGATGAAACTGCTTCAGCAGTGAGATATGGATTCAGag AACGTGTCTTGGAGTCCCCTAGCAGCACACCTACTTCAGCAGACCAGAACAATCATTTTGATGGCTATGTGGATCAACCTTTCTGCCCTAGAATGGTAAAGGTTGAGTTACCGGTTCGGGTAGATTTTGCTGGGGGATGGAGTGATACCCCTCCATGGAGCTTAGAGCGTGCTGGTTGTGTTCTGAATTTGGCAATAAGTTTGGAAGGTTGCCTTCCAATTGGCACCATTATAGAGACAACAGAAAAGACTGGAGTTTTGATTAATGATGATGCTGGAAACCAGTTATATGTTGAGAATCTTGTCTCTTTCGCTCCTCCATTTGATGGCAACGATCCATTCCGGCTCGTCAAATCTGCGTTGCTGGTGACTGGTTTGGTTCATGAAAACATTCTTGTATCTATGGGCTTGCAAATCAAGACATGGGCTAATGTACCCCGTGGTAGCGGACTGGGAACTTCTAGCATACTAGCAGCTGCTGTTGTGAAAGGACTTCTTCAGATAACAGATGGAGATGAAAGTAATGAAAATGTTGCTAGACTTGTTTTGGTATTGGAGCAACTCATGGGGACAGGAGGTGGCTGGCAGGATCAAGTTGGAGGTTTGTACCCTGGGATTAAATTCACTACAAGTTTCCCTGGAGTACCGTTGCGGCTCCAGGTCATTCCCCTATTGGCTTCTCCTCAGTTGATTTTGGAGTTGCAGCAGAGATTGCTTGTAGTATTTACTGGTCAA GTTCGTCTTGCACATCAAGTCCTACAGAAGGTGGTAACTAGATATCTTCAGCGGGATAACCTTCTTGTATCCAGCATTAAGCGCCTCACTGAGCTGGCCAAAATTGGTAGGGAAGCTTTAATGAACTGTGAGGTAGATGAACTAGGTAAGATAATGCTCGAGGCCTGGAGGTTGCATCAAGAACTTGACCCTTACTGTAGCAACGAATTTGTGGATAAACTCTTTGCATTTGCTGACCCCTACTGCTGTGGATACAAACTTGTCGGTGCTGGTGGCGGGGGCTTTGCTTTGTTACTGGCCAAGAATGCCGAATCTGGAAATGAGCTGAAGAATAAACTAGAAGATTCCAGTCTTAATGTGAAATTCTACAATTGGAAGATCCATTTAGATAATTAG
- the LOC7486784 gene encoding E3 ubiquitin-protein ligase PUB23 isoform X1, whose amino-acid sequence MQREEQEIQRMDGSDHHIVPSFFICPISLQIMKDPVTISTGMTFDRESIQKWLFSYKNIACPITKQPLSDFRLTPNSNLLRLIQSWHLQHASSSTTKFAEPNHDALMKVLFEEIKQPHLQVKSLRKIKSLIQENHGDNSRISCIRDDSLFSLAVSLVVQTELPGIPQITGNDTPVIAEAVSLLCLLCPSDEALKMVSQNENGLLICSLCSIMTQYLSNLQLRIQAALVLKSIFEVVDDMYKEGLKFEFFENIIEILKDQNSKHGSMAVLAILIRVLSYGKNKEKAIKGGCIPILIELLAEENERHVCEMMLVVLEKLCQKAEGRAAFLSHPAGMAAVVSKILKVSHVGDDKSISLLSCVLRFCTSSGEAAQEFMEVGGMTKICLVIQSGSNSKTKEKAREILGFQYFKTWNKSPCFPSSFKA is encoded by the coding sequence ATGCAAAGAGAGGaacaagaaattcaaagaatggATGGTTCTGATCATCATATTGTGCCATCTTTCTTTATCTGCCCAATATCTCTTCAAATTATGAAAGATCCAGTTACTATATCCACAGGTATGACCTTTGATCGAGAAAGCATACAGAAATGGCTTTTCTCTTATAAAAACATCGCTTGTCCTATTACAAAACAACCCCTCTCTGATTTCCGTCTCACCCCAAACTCTAATCTTCTTCGCTTGATCCAATCATGGCACTTGCAACacgcatcatcatcaacaacaaagtTTGCGGAGCCTAATCATGATGCCTTGATGAAAGTGCTTTTTGAGGAGATCAAGCAACCCCATTTACAGGTAAAATCTCTCAGAAAGATCAAGTCATTAATCCAAGAGAATCATGGTGATAATAGCAGGATTAGTTGCATTAGAGATGATAGTTTATTTTCCCTTGCAGTATCTCTTGTAGTACAAACTGAGTTACCAGGGATTCCACAGATTACTGGTAATGACACTCCGGTGATCGCTGAAGCGGTGTCTTTGTTATGTCTTTTATGTCCATCTGATGAGGCATTAAAGATGGTTTCACAAAATGAAAATGGCCTATTAATCTGTTCACTATGTTCAATTATGACACAGTATCTGAGCAATCTACAGCTTAGAATTCAAGCTGCTCTTGTCCTGAAGTCCATATTCGAAGTGGTAGATGACATGTACAAGGAAGGACTTAAATTTGAGTTCTTTGAGAATATCATTGAGATATTAAAGgaccaaaattcaaaacatggAAGCATGGCAGTTTTAGCTATTTTAATAAGAGTTTTATCATATGGGAAGAATAAAGAGAAAGCTATTAAGGGAGGATGCATTCCGATCCTGATCGAGTTGCTAGCTGAGGAAAATGAGAGGCATGTCTGCGAGATGATGTTAGTCGTTCTAGAAAAACTGTGCCAGAAAGCAGAAGGGCGGGCGGCCTTTTTGTCACATCCAGCAGGCATGGCAGCTGTGGTATCAAAGATCTTGAAGGTTTCCCATGTTGGAGATGATAAATCAATAAGTTTGCTGTCATGTGTCTTAAGATTTTGTACTAGCAGTGGTGAGGCTGCTCAAGAATTTATGGAGGTGGGTGGAATGACTAAGATTTGCTTGGTGATACAAAGTGGAAGCAATTCAAAAACCAAGGAAAAGGCCAGGGAAATTTTAGGGTTTCAGTACTTCAAAACATGGAACAAGTCTCCTTGTTTCCCCTCTTCATTCAAAGCTTGA
- the LOC7492791 gene encoding protein LEAD-SENSITIVE 1 has protein sequence MGFLSHRVERSEIKPGDHIYTYRAVFTYSHHGVFVGGSKVVHFTPRQNANSSSDTSSDFYDSMSSIPSSCETFPDCGFRQPDSGVVLSCLDCFLKKGSLYSFEYGVPPTVFIAKVRGGTCTTAASDPPETVIHRAMYLLQNGFGNYDVFHNNCEDFAMYCKTGLLIMDRLGVGRSGQASSVIGAPLAAILSSPLKLLMPSPVGVATVTAGMYCMSRYATDIGVRSDVIKVAVEDLAMNLGWAGPLEEVPEDNEASGALIAR, from the exons ATGGGTTTCCTTAGCCATAGAGTGGAGAGAAGTGAAATCAAACCAGGAGATCATATCTATACTTATAGAGCTGTTTTCACTTACTCACATCATG GTGTCTTTGTTGGGGGAAGCAAGGTGGTCCATTTTACACCCAGGCAGAATGCAAATTCAAGCTCTGATACATCTTCTGACTTCTATGATTCAATGTCAAGCATTCCATCATCTTGTGAAACCTTTCCTGACTGTGGATTCAGACAACCTGATAGTGGCGTAGTCCTCTCATGCCTGGACTGCTTCCTCAAAAAAGGATCCCTTTACAGCTTTGAGTATGGGGTGCCCCCTACTGTTTTTATTGCAAAAGTACGTGGAGGCACATGCACCACTGCAGCATCTGATCCACCAGAAACTGTTATCCACAGAGCAATGTATCTTCTTCAAAATGGATTTGGCAATTATGATGTATTTCATAACAATTGCGAGGATTTTGCAATGTACTGCAAGACAGGTCTTTTGATAATGGACAGACTGGGGGTTGGAAGAAGTGGTCAAGCTTCTTCGGTTATTGGTGCTCCATTGGCCGCAATTCTTTCATCCCCTTTAAAGTTGTTAATGCCTAGTCCTGTTGGTGTGGCTACGGTAACAGCTGGAATGTACTGCATGAGCAGATATGCTACTGATATAGGTGTTCGGAGTGATGTAATCAAGGTGGCCGTGGAAGATTTGGCTATGAACCTGGGCTGGGCTGGCCCTCTGGAGGAAGTACCTGAAGACAATGAGGCCTCTGGTGCACTGATTGCCAGGTGA